GTCGGCGAAGCGCTCGTGGTACCGCGAGGCCAGGGTCGCGTCGACGGTGTCGATCGGGTTGCCCTTCCAGGTCTCGCCGAGCACGAAGTCGAAGACGCTTGCGTGCAGCTCGTCGACCTGGTCGTCCTCGTCGCGGATCTCGGCGGAGAGCGCGATGTCCTCGGTGGCGAGCAGCCGGGTGAGTTTCTGCGCCATCGCGACGTCGTGCGCGCCCATCTTCTTGAAGGTGCCGCGGAGGCCCTTCGGCACGACCTTCTCGGGGAAGCGCTGCCGCGCGAGCTGCGCGATGTGCTCGGCCATGTCGCCCATGCGCTCGAGCGAGGAGCTGACCCGGAGCGCGGTGACGACGACGCGGAGGTCGCGGGCCACGGGCGCCTGGCGGGCGAGGATGTCGATCGCGACCTCGTCGAGGCTGTTCGCGGCCTCGTCGATCTTGGCGTCGTCGGCGATGACCTCCTCGGCCAGCGCGACGTCGGACTCGCTGAAGGCCTGGGTGGCCCGGGTGATGGCGGACTCGACGAGCCCGGCGATCTCGGTCAGTCGCTCCTGGACGTCCTGGAGTTCCTGCTGGAACACTTCGCGCATGGGGGATGTGCCTCTCGTTGCGGTACCGGACGAGTGTCGTCATCCCAGGTGAACGGACGGTGACGCGCGGTTGAACGTCTGACCGAACGGGGCCGGAACCGTGCGGAACCGGGGTGAACGGCGTCCGAACCGGGCATGACCATCCCTACACTGACGGCATGGACAACGCGTGGCTCGTGCCACTGTCGATGCTCCTCGGCGGGGTCTTCGGCGCGGGCGTCGTGGTGCTGATCATCACCGCCGAGCGCACGGCCCGTGCAGCCGACGTCGCGGAACGGACGCTGCCGGACGGCGTCGCCGCGGTGATCGCCACGATGCACAACCCCGCCGTGGTCGTCGACCCCTCGAACACCGTCGTGGCGGCCTCGCCGCAGGCGCTCACGGTCGGGTTGGTCGTGCGCCGACGGCTCGTGCACAAGGAACTCCGGGACCTCGTGGACCGGGTGCGCGCGAGC
This is a stretch of genomic DNA from Curtobacterium sp. 458. It encodes these proteins:
- the phoU gene encoding phosphate signaling complex protein PhoU produces the protein MREVFQQELQDVQERLTEIAGLVESAITRATQAFSESDVALAEEVIADDAKIDEAANSLDEVAIDILARQAPVARDLRVVVTALRVSSSLERMGDMAEHIAQLARQRFPEKVVPKGLRGTFKKMGAHDVAMAQKLTRLLATEDIALSAEIRDEDDQVDELHASVFDFVLGETWKGNPIDTVDATLASRYHERFADHAVSIAKKVEYLATGDWAGAASVTTSPA